In the genome of Streptomyces lydicus, the window CCCTACCGCAAGCTCGGCCGCAACCAGCTGCGGATCGCGATGTTCCCGGCGATCGACCCGTCGGACGTCGAGGCCCTGACGGCCTGCATCGACCATGTGATCGCCAAGCTGTAACCGGCTGACGGCACCACGACCACGCACCACCAGCACCAGCACCAGCACCACCACCACCACGGGCCCCGGCGGGCGAACCGCCGGGGCCCGTTCGCTGCCCGGGTCCGGTCCACGCCCGGCAGCTCAGCGACTCAGCCGCCGGAAGCGCCGTACCGCCAGCGGCAGGAAGACCGCAGTGAGGGCGACCGGCCAGAGCACCGCCATCAGCACCGCATGCTGTTCGACCCAACTGCCGCCCTTCGTGGCCGGGTTGCCGAAGAGCTCCCGGATGGCGCCGGCCGTCGAGGAGACCGGGTTCCACATGGCGATCGTGCCCAGCCAGTCCGGCATCATCGACGGCGGGGTGAACACGCTGGAGATCATGCCGAAGGGGAAGGCAACGGCGTACAGGCCGCCGGCCGATTCCTGGTTGGGCGCCAGGAGTCCGAGATAGACCCCGATCCAGGTGAGGGCGAAGCGCAGGAGCAGCAGCAGACCGAAGGCGGCGAGGGTGGCAGCCGGGCTGCCGTGGGAGCGCCAGCCGACGACCACGGCGATGGCGGCCAGCACCACGAGGTCGACGGCCGCGCCGATCACATCCGCGACCCCGCGCCCGCTGACCACGGCGGACGTCGCCATCGGCAGGGAGCGGAACCGGTCGGTGACCCCGTGGTCCCGGTCGACGACGATGGCCACCGCGGTGTTCATGAAACCGAAGGAGATCGTCATCGCGAAGATGCCGGGCATCGCGAACGTCGGGTAGTCCACCCCGTCGCCGACGTTCATCGCGCTGCCGAAGACATAGACGAAGAGCAGCACGGAGACGATCGGGAAGCCCAGCTGCCAGGCGATGATCACGGGCTGCCGGACGAGATGGGTCAGATCCCGGCGGACGATGGTCAGACAGTCGGCGAAGGCCCAGTAGAGACGGCGCGCGGGGCCGTCGTCCGCACCGGCCGGCCTCCAGGGGGCGGGGCCGTCGTCGCAGGGGATCCGTGGCACGGTGTCGGCGCTCATGCGGCTGCCTCCTTCCCGGCCTCGGCCGTACTGCGACCGGTGGCCGTACCGCGACCGGTGGCCGTGCCGCGCCCCGTGAGGCGCAGAAAGACCTCGTCGAGCGTCGGACGGCGCAGCCCGATGTCCTCGACGCCGATGCCCTCGTCCTGGAGGGTGCGCGCGACCTCGGTCAGTGCCGCGACGCCTTCCGTCACCGGGGCGCCGACCCGCCGCTCCGCCTCGTCCGTCGTGGGCGGTACGCCGTTCGCGGCGACCCGGGCCACGGCCCGCACCGCGTGCGGGAGGCCGGCCGGCTCGCGCAGCACCACCTGCAGGCGTTCGCCGCCGACCTGCCGCTTCAGCTCGGCGGGCGTACCGTCGGCGATGGTCCGCCCGTGTTCGATGACGGAGATCCGGTCGGCCAACTGGTCCGCCTCGTCGAGGTATTGGGTGGTCAGCAACACGGTGGTGCCGGTCGCGGCGAGCCGGCGGACGGCCTCCCAGACCTCGTTGCGGCCGCGCGGGTCGAGGCCGGTGGTCGGCTCGTCCAGGAACAGC includes:
- a CDS encoding ABC transporter permease, with amino-acid sequence MSADTVPRIPCDDGPAPWRPAGADDGPARRLYWAFADCLTIVRRDLTHLVRQPVIIAWQLGFPIVSVLLFVYVFGSAMNVGDGVDYPTFAMPGIFAMTISFGFMNTAVAIVVDRDHGVTDRFRSLPMATSAVVSGRGVADVIGAAVDLVVLAAIAVVVGWRSHGSPAATLAAFGLLLLLRFALTWIGVYLGLLAPNQESAGGLYAVAFPFGMISSVFTPPSMMPDWLGTIAMWNPVSSTAGAIRELFGNPATKGGSWVEQHAVLMAVLWPVALTAVFLPLAVRRFRRLSR